The following coding sequences lie in one Arachis hypogaea cultivar Tifrunner chromosome 4, arahy.Tifrunner.gnm2.J5K5, whole genome shotgun sequence genomic window:
- the LOC112797935 gene encoding agamous-like MADS-box protein MADS2 isoform X1 yields MGRGRVELKRIENKINRQVTFAKRRNGLLKKAYELSVLCDAEVALIIFSNRGKLYEFCSSSSMLKTLERYQKCSYGAVEVSKPAKELENSYREYLKLKARFESLQRTQRNLLGEDLGPLGTKDLEQLERQLDSSLKQVRSTKTQFMLDQLTDLQNKEQILVDVNRTLSMKLDEINSRNQYRQQSWEAGDQSMHQYAAPHNAHSSQGFFRPLECNPTLQIGSDYRYNGVGSDQITATTTTQAQQVSGFIPGWML; encoded by the exons atgggGAGGGGAAGAGTTGAGTTGAAGAGGATAGAGAACAAGATAAACAGGCAAGTCACATTTGCAAAGAGAAGGAATGGTCTTCTCAAGAAAGCTTATGAGTTATCTGTTCTTTGTGATGCTGAGGTTGCCCTCATCATCTTCTCCAACAGAGGAAAACTCTATGAGTTTTGCAGCAGCTCTAG CATGCTCAAAACACTTGAGAGGTATCAGAAGTGCAGTTATGGTGCTGTGGAAGTTAGCAAGCCTGCCAAAGAACTTGAG AATAGCTACCGTGAGTACTTGAAGCTGAAAGCAAGATTTGAATCTCTTCAAAGGACTCAAAG AAATCTTCTAGGGGAAGATTTGGGCCCATTGGGTACCAAAGATCTTGAGCAACTTGAAAGGCAATTGGATTCTTCTCTGAAGCAAGTGAGATCCACAAAG ACACAATTTATGCTGGATCAATTAACTGATCTTCAAAATAAG GAGCAGATCTTGGTAGATGTCAACAGAACCTTGAGCATGAAG TTGGATGAAATCAATTCAAGGAATCAATATAGGCAGCAATCATGGGAAGCTGGTGATCAAAGTATGCATCAATATGCTGCTCCACATAATGCTCACTCATCTCAAGGCTTCTTCCGGCCTCTGGAATGCAACCCCACTTTGCAGATTGG CAGTGACTATAGGTACAATGGAGTAGGGTCAGATCAAATAACTGCTACAACAACAACTCAAGCTCAACAAGTGAGTGGTTTCATTCCTGGATGGATGCTTTGA
- the LOC112797935 gene encoding agamous-like MADS-box protein MADS2 isoform X2 — translation MGRGRVELKRIENKINRQVTFAKRRNGLLKKAYELSVLCDAEVALIIFSNRGKLYEFCSSSSMLKTLERYQKCSYGAVEVSKPAKELENSYREYLKLKARFESLQRTQRNLLGEDLGPLGTKDLEQLERQLDSSLKQVRSTKTQFMLDQLTDLQNKEQILVDVNRTLSMKLDEINSRNQYRQQSWEAGDQSMHQYAAPHNAHSSQGFFRPLECNPTLQIGDYRYNGVGSDQITATTTTQAQQVSGFIPGWML, via the exons atgggGAGGGGAAGAGTTGAGTTGAAGAGGATAGAGAACAAGATAAACAGGCAAGTCACATTTGCAAAGAGAAGGAATGGTCTTCTCAAGAAAGCTTATGAGTTATCTGTTCTTTGTGATGCTGAGGTTGCCCTCATCATCTTCTCCAACAGAGGAAAACTCTATGAGTTTTGCAGCAGCTCTAG CATGCTCAAAACACTTGAGAGGTATCAGAAGTGCAGTTATGGTGCTGTGGAAGTTAGCAAGCCTGCCAAAGAACTTGAG AATAGCTACCGTGAGTACTTGAAGCTGAAAGCAAGATTTGAATCTCTTCAAAGGACTCAAAG AAATCTTCTAGGGGAAGATTTGGGCCCATTGGGTACCAAAGATCTTGAGCAACTTGAAAGGCAATTGGATTCTTCTCTGAAGCAAGTGAGATCCACAAAG ACACAATTTATGCTGGATCAATTAACTGATCTTCAAAATAAG GAGCAGATCTTGGTAGATGTCAACAGAACCTTGAGCATGAAG TTGGATGAAATCAATTCAAGGAATCAATATAGGCAGCAATCATGGGAAGCTGGTGATCAAAGTATGCATCAATATGCTGCTCCACATAATGCTCACTCATCTCAAGGCTTCTTCCGGCCTCTGGAATGCAACCCCACTTTGCAGATTGG TGACTATAGGTACAATGGAGTAGGGTCAGATCAAATAACTGCTACAACAACAACTCAAGCTCAACAAGTGAGTGGTTTCATTCCTGGATGGATGCTTTGA